A stretch of Dermochelys coriacea isolate rDerCor1 chromosome 6, rDerCor1.pri.v4, whole genome shotgun sequence DNA encodes these proteins:
- the TIMM10 gene encoding mitochondrial import inner membrane translocase subunit Tim10 isoform X1: MPEAPVPGVFPVGGWAGASHVISGRKGAAWGLTSDPWEQVTASHPNAGNSVTWGAMDPLRAQQLAAELEVEMMADMYNRMTNACHRKCVPPHYKEAELSKGESVCLDRCVSKYLDIHERMGKKLTELSIQDEELMKRMQQGAGPV, translated from the exons ATGCCGGAAGCGCCTGTTCCTGGCGTGTTTCCGGTTGGCGGCTGGGCGGGGGCGAGTCACGTTATATCCGGGAGAAAGGGGGCGGCCTGGGGCCTGACCTCTGACCCTTGG GAGCAAGTCACTGCCTCCCACCCCAACGCCGGGAACTCGGTCACTTGGGGCGCGATGGATccgctcagggcccagcagctggCAGCTGAGCTGGAGGTGGAGATGATGGCTGACATGTACAACAG AATGACCAACGCCTGTCACCGGAAGTGCGTCCCTCCCCACTACAAGGAGGCAGAGCTCTCCAAGGGGGAGTCTGTGTGCCTGGACCGCTGCGTCTCCAAGTACCTGGACATCCACGAGCGCATGGGCAAGAAACTGACAGAGCTTTCCATTCAGGATGAGGAGCTGATGAagaggatgcagcagggggcagggccagtgtAG
- the TIMM10 gene encoding mitochondrial import inner membrane translocase subunit Tim10 isoform X2 — protein MDPLRAQQLAAELEVEMMADMYNRMTNACHRKCVPPHYKEAELSKGESVCLDRCVSKYLDIHERMGKKLTELSIQDEELMKRMQQGAGPV, from the exons ATGGATccgctcagggcccagcagctggCAGCTGAGCTGGAGGTGGAGATGATGGCTGACATGTACAACAG AATGACCAACGCCTGTCACCGGAAGTGCGTCCCTCCCCACTACAAGGAGGCAGAGCTCTCCAAGGGGGAGTCTGTGTGCCTGGACCGCTGCGTCTCCAAGTACCTGGACATCCACGAGCGCATGGGCAAGAAACTGACAGAGCTTTCCATTCAGGATGAGGAGCTGATGAagaggatgcagcagggggcagggccagtgtAG